One genomic segment of Sphingobacteriales bacterium includes these proteins:
- a CDS encoding phosphatidate cytidylyltransferase: MNDIVRRAITAFFFLIVMLSGLFYSQTSLILLMMVVNFLAIWEYQSLVDQYPYNKHKLPLEEKIILSLLSSIIYIVLTGTALSMIDWHHIAWILPIIFGLFVKELYAQAISPFVKLSLNLTGIIYITLPCALVNVIAYFDGHFEPTRILGIMLLVWSNDTAAYLSGRAFGRHKLFERISPKKTWEGTIGGGLFTLFVGWLLSILFPVFSLTTWLGIAALAVLCGTWGDLIESLLKRSLGVKDSGSLLPGHGGVLDRFDALLFVLPFVFAFLYLWGV, translated from the coding sequence ATGAACGATATAGTTAGGCGCGCAATTACAGCATTTTTTTTCTTAATTGTTATGCTGTCGGGGCTTTTTTATAGCCAAACCAGTCTAATTTTGTTAATGATGGTGGTTAATTTTTTAGCCATTTGGGAATACCAAAGTTTAGTTGACCAATACCCGTACAACAAACACAAACTTCCCTTAGAAGAAAAGATAATTTTATCGCTGTTAAGCAGTATAATATATATTGTTTTAACTGGCACGGCATTATCTATGATTGACTGGCATCATATCGCCTGGATTTTGCCAATTATATTTGGACTTTTTGTTAAAGAACTATACGCGCAGGCCATTAGTCCGTTTGTTAAATTATCGTTAAACCTTACCGGAATTATCTATATTACGCTGCCTTGTGCACTGGTAAATGTTATTGCCTATTTTGACGGCCATTTTGAACCAACACGTATTTTAGGAATTATGTTGTTAGTTTGGTCAAATGATACCGCCGCTTATTTAAGTGGGCGTGCTTTTGGACGGCATAAATTGTTTGAGCGGATTTCGCCTAAAAAAACTTGGGAGGGTACCATTGGTGGCGGCTTGTTTACCTTATTTGTCGGATGGCTGTTAAGCATTTTGTTTCCGGTTTTTTCACTTACAACCTGGTTAGGCATAGCTGCCTTAGCTGTTCTTTGTGGCACTTGGGGCGACCTCATTGAATCCTTGCTTAAACGAAGTTTAGGGGTTAAAGATTCGGGTAGTTTATTGCCCGGACATGGCGGTGTGCTTGACCGTTTTGATGCACTTTTATTTGTCTTGCCCTTTGTTTTTGCGTTTTTATATTTGTGGGGCGTTTAG